The Arachis hypogaea cultivar Tifrunner chromosome 14, arahy.Tifrunner.gnm2.J5K5, whole genome shotgun sequence genome has a segment encoding these proteins:
- the LOC140178525 gene encoding uncharacterized protein, with the protein MKLSDNILQPSGGDLVGFSGERVPVLGLVWLQTTLGEYPLSKISDIQYLVVDCFSPYNLILDRPFLNKFGVIVSTIHLCVKFPEQDNQIATVYSNHRELRQCYNISMKLPNHSKQAQVNNVHISNNNSVLADLDSRAEFLERPTLTGELQKVYFNIDPNKYTYVGMALSTAELHTVQDFLQKQVDLFTWKPSDMLSIDPQIISHKLAINPFVRPTAKKKKRNLGDQKKKASLEETQKLINAVFIREIRFTT; encoded by the coding sequence ATGAAGCTCAGCGATAACATCCTCCAACCATCGGGTGGGGACTTGGTTGGCTTCTCAGGTGAACGAGTCCCCGTATTGGGATtggtgtggttacaaaccacactgggtGAGTACCCTCTGTCCAAAATTTCTGATATTCAGTATTTAGTGGTAGATTGTTTTAGCCCTTATAATCTTATTCTCGACCGACCTTTTTTAAATAAGTTCGGCGTAATTGTATCCACAATTCATCTTTGTGTTAAGTTTCCTGAGCAGGACAATCAAATTGCAACAGTTTATAGCAACCATCGAGAATTACGACAATGCTACAACATCAGCATGAAACTGCCGAACCACTCAAAACAAGCTCAAGTCAATAATGTCCACATCTCCAACAACAACTCGGTCTTGGCCGACCTAGACTCGAGAGCCGAATTTCTTGAGCGACCCACACTAACAGGTGAATTACAAAAAGTGTATTTCAATATTGACCCTAATAAATACACTTATGTAGGTATGGCGTTAAGCACAGCAGAACTGCATACAGTACAAGATTTCTTACAAAAGCAAGTTGATCTATTCACCTGGAAACCATCTGATATGCTCAGCATTGATCCACAAATCATATCCCACAAGCTGGCAATCAACCCTTTTGTCCGGccaacagcaaaaaaaaaaaaacgaaacctCGGAGACCAAAAGAAGAAAGCCTCATTAGAGGAGACTCAAAAGCTAATCAACGCCGTCTTCATCAGAGAGATCAGATTCACCACCTGA
- the LOC112742382 gene encoding uncharacterized protein, translated as MADAQPLSPSELLRMVIKLQQANQRMVEANQRITEENQRSDRSISRFQELAKLFEDHFVGSAIYLHDLDYLNTIKQGQNENLKDYMTRFTKIAMSIPDLHPEVHLHAIKSGLRPGKFQETVALTKPKILAEFREKAKGQIDIEELRQAQRANKPQYRDEDKAQNSKKNFKLTPRYESYTQFNTKWDDIIKEILNSKLIKPPRKAGTYQDGKNVDKSKYYTFNQKHGHTTDECVIAKDLLERLARQGHLDKYISGHMQRCVPASTENTSAEQLHRGKKKTSSGQYDQPRDIINCISGGYASGGASNSAQKRSIREMYSLEGSQNEPKPLPHFLQMTFTFADFNRNIQNVDDPVVISL; from the exons ATGGCTGATGCACAACCTCTTTCCCCGTCCGAGCTTCTCCGAATGGTAATCAAGCTACAACAAGCTAACCAACGGATGGTGGAGGCAAACCAACGTATAACGGAAGAAAATCAGAGATCAGATC GTTCTATCTCTCGGTTTCAGGAACTGGCCAAGCTATTCGAGGATCATTTTGTTGGATCTGCTATCTATCTGCATGACTTGGATTACCTGAATACAATCAAGCAAGGGCAGAATGAGAACTTGAAAGACTACATGACTCGCTTCACGAAGATCGCGATGAGCATACCGGACCTCCATCCCGAGGTCCATCTGCATGCCATCAAGAGTGGACTTCGACCAGGAAAATTCCAAGAGACCGTCGCCTTAACCAAACCGAAAATCCTTGCCGAGTTTCGTGAAAAGGCTAAAGGACAAATAGATATCGAAGAACTACGACAAGCTCAGAGGGCAAACAAACCACAATACAGAGACGAGGATAAAGCACAAAACagtaagaaaaattttaaactaactCCTCGATATGAATCCTACACGCAGTTCAACACAAAATGGGATGACATCATCAAAGAAATCCTCAATTCAAAATTGATCAAACCCCCAAGGAAGGCTGGCACCTACCAAGACGGGAAGAATGTGGACAAATCCAAATATTACACTTTCAACCAAAAGCATGGCCACACCACTGACGAGTGTGTGATTGCAAAAGACCTTTTAGAGCGGTTAGCTCGGCAAGGTCATCTTGATAAGTACATCAGTGGCCACATGCAGAGGTGTGTACCAGCCTCCACCGAAAACACCTCGGCAGAACAACTACATCGCGGAAAGAAAAAGACGTCGTCAGGCCAATATGACCAACCTCGAGATATAATCAACTGTATCTCGGGTGGTTATGCAAGTGGAGGAGCATCAAACTCGGCCCAAAAAAGATCCATCCGAGAGATGTATTCGCTGGAAGGGTCTCAGAACGAGCCTAAGCCCCTTCCTCATTTTCTGCAAATGACTTTCACCTTCGCTGACTTCAATCGCAACATTCAAAATGTGGATGATCCTGTGGTCATATCCCTTTAA